One Nonomuraea angiospora DNA segment encodes these proteins:
- a CDS encoding GNAT family N-acetyltransferase encodes MEVVQTARMVLSRVTLDDLTAVHELHSDPRTNVYNPGGPSVDLVSSRAMLDLWLADWAERGIGYWAARAIGGSEVLGFGGLRRAMVGGDEVLNLYYRFRPSAWGHGYAGELVEAALRVGKGLGTVVAVIRPDNLASLKVAERAGMRRDRTIPYGGVESFVYVA; translated from the coding sequence ATGGAAGTGGTGCAAACCGCGCGCATGGTCCTTTCTCGGGTCACGCTCGACGATCTGACCGCTGTCCATGAGCTTCACTCCGACCCCCGTACGAATGTGTACAACCCCGGGGGCCCCAGCGTCGACCTGGTGTCCAGCCGCGCCATGCTGGACCTGTGGCTCGCCGACTGGGCCGAGCGCGGCATCGGCTACTGGGCCGCGCGGGCGATCGGCGGATCGGAGGTGCTCGGGTTCGGGGGGCTGCGCCGCGCGATGGTCGGCGGGGACGAGGTGCTCAACCTTTACTACCGGTTCCGGCCGTCCGCCTGGGGTCACGGGTACGCGGGGGAGCTCGTGGAGGCGGCGCTGCGGGTCGGCAAGGGGCTCGGGACCGTCGTCGCGGTCATCCGGCCCGACAACCTGGCGTCGCTGAAGGTCGCGGAGCGGGCGGGCATGCGCAGGGATCGGACGATCCCGTACGGGGGCGTCGAGAGCTTCGTGTACGTGGCCTGA